One window from the genome of Epinephelus fuscoguttatus linkage group LG3, E.fuscoguttatus.final_Chr_v1 encodes:
- the slc25a10b gene encoding mitochondrial dicarboxylate carrier, with protein sequence MTEKRMSRWYFGGLASCGAACCTHPLDLLKVHLQTQQEVKKRMVGMAIHVVRSDGVLALYNGLSASLCRQMSYSLTRFAIYETVRDMMGSTSQGPMPFYQKVLLGAFGGFTGGFVGTPADMVNVRMQNDMKLPPEQRRNYKHAVDGLFRVFREEGVRKLFSGATMASSRGAMVTVGQLACYDQAKQLVLGTGMMGDNIFTHFLSSFIAGGCATFLCQPLDVLKTRLMNSKGEYTGVIHCLRETAKLGPLAFYKGLVPAGIRLVPHTVLTFIFLEQLKKNFGIRIIS encoded by the exons ATGACCGAGAAACGGATGTCGCGGTGGTATTTCGGTGGGCTGGCGTCATGCGGTGCTGCCTGCTGCACGCATCCTCTGGACCTGCTGAAG GTACACCTGCAGACACAGCAGGAGGTGAAGAAGAGGATGGTTGGGATGGCCATTCATGTGGTGAGGAGTGATGGTGTGCTGGCTCTTTACAATggcctctctgcctccctctgcaGACAg aTGTCCTATTCCCTCACCAGATTTGCCATCTATGAGACAGTGAGGGACATGATGGGGAGCACAAGCCAGGGCCCCATGCCCTTTTACCAGAAGGTCCTGCTGGGAGCTTTCGGAg GTTTCACTGGTGGGTTTGTTGGCACGCCAGCTGACATGGTGAATGTCAG GATGcagaatgacatgaaactaccaCCAGAACAGAGGAGAAA CTACAAACATGCCGTTGATGGGCTCTTTAGAGTCTTCAGAGAAG AGGGTGTGAGGAAACTGTTCTCAGGAGCCACCATGGCCTCCAGCAGAGGAGCGATGGTCACTGTGGGACAG CTGGCGTGTTACGACCAGGCCAAGCAGCTCGTGCTGGGAACAGGCATGATGGGAGATAACATATTCACACACTTTCTCTCCAGCTTTATTGCT ggaGGCTGTGCTACATTCTTGTGTCAACCTCTGGATGTACTAAAGACGAGGCTGATGAACTCAAAGGGAGAGTACACA GGGGTGATCCATTGCTTAAGAGAAACTGCCAAGCTCGGTCCGCTGGCTTTTTACAAG GGTCTCGTCCCCGCAGGGATCCGCTTGGTTCCTCACACAGTGCTCACCTTCATCTTCCTTGAGCAGCTCAAGAAAAACTTCGGCATACGCATCATCTCCTGA